The nucleotide sequence CTCCAGCAGAACTTGAGGGATCCTGACCAGAATCTATAATTCTTCTATTGATAAATGCAGGCTTGTTGGGAGAAGGAACATTTACTTCATTTCCCAGCATGAACACAACTTCTAGCATGGTTGGCCGATCCGCAGCTTGTTCTTGCACGCATAAAAGCCCAATTTGAATGCATCTCAAAACTTCAAAAGCAGGATATGATGCCTCATCACCCAATGAAGAATCGACTATATCCAGGGCTTTACCTTCTTTCCATAGGTCCCATGCCTGGAGCAATAGAAGAGTGATATCCTAGAGTTAGTTTCTATATATGAATGGTTTAGTTtcactgatatatatatatatatatatagtttgctTACATGTCCAATCAAGTTTAGGCAAGGGCTTCCAACATAAAAATGGTTATTTCTCTTGCCACTGATTATCTCTAGTGCCAAGACACCGTAGCTGAAGACATCTGATTTTGTAGAATATAATCCTTCCATTGCATACTCTGGTGACATGTATCCACTGCAATTACATAAAACGAAAATACTGATGCTTATAGTCCATTATCATCTACTTTTAGcgcctgtgtgtgtgtgtgtgagagagagagagagacatactATGTGCCAACAGGTCTATTTGTATTTGCTTCAATTTGGTCATCCCCAAACATTCTAGCAAgaccaaaatctgaaatttttggtGTCATTGCTGCATCTAGTAGTACATTGCTTGCTTTTAGATCCCTATGGATGATCTTCAGTCTTGAATCTTGGTGAAGATATAATACTCCTCTAGCAATCCCAACAATAATTTCAAATCTCTTTCTCCAGTCCAAAAGTTGTCTTTTTATTTCG is from Juglans regia cultivar Chandler unplaced genomic scaffold, Walnut 2.0 Scaffold_142, whole genome shotgun sequence and encodes:
- the LOC109010608 gene encoding receptor-like serine/threonine-protein kinase SD1-7 — translated: MTPKISDFGLARMFGDDQIEANTNRPVGTYGYMSPEYAMEGLYSTKSDVFSYGVLALEIISGKRNNHFYVGSPCLNLIGHAWDLWKEGKALDIVDSSLGDEASYPAFEVLRCIQIGLLCVQEQAADRPTMLEVVFMLGNEVNVPSPNKPAFINRRIIDSGQDPSSSAGAPASQNDITISELEAR